Proteins encoded within one genomic window of Komagataella phaffii GS115 chromosome 3, complete sequence:
- a CDS encoding S-adenosylmethionine transporter of the mitochondrial inner membrane, member of the mitochondrial ca produces the protein MNEFLVSLISGGCAGTATDLAFFPIDTLKTRLQAKGGFFQNGGWKGVYRGLGSALIASAPSASLFFVTYDGCKKFFKAELMPLLKNENLTLNVSHMAAASLGEIAACLVRVPAEVIKQRTQTSKFSSSLESLKYILRNENGEGVIRGLYRGWTSTIVREIPFTTIQYPLYEYMKLRWAAHQQIEKVSPLQGALCGSVAGGFAAAVTTPLDVLKTRIMLSSHKISLGQVASQLYKEEGFAVFWSGVGPRTMWISAGGAIFLGVYETVSSFLTAEEKTKLG, from the exons ATGAATGAATTTCTAGTATCACTAATA AGTGGTGGTTGTGCTGGAACAGCTACAGACTTAGCTTTCTTCCCAATAGACACATTGAAAACACGATTGCAGGCGAAGGGCGgtttttttcagaatgGGGGCTGGAAGGGCGTATACAGAGGATTGGGATCAGCTTTAATAGCCTCAGCCCCATCTGCATCATTGTTCTTTGTAACATACGATGGGTGcaagaagtttttcaaggCTGAACTGATGCCGCTACTGAAAAATGAGAACTTGACCCTTAATGTCTCTCATATGGCGGCTGCATCCCTTGGTGAGATTGCTGCTTGTCTTGTTAGAGTACCGGCCGAGgttatcaaacaaagaactCAAACAAgcaagttttcaagttctttaGAATCATTAAAGTACATTCTGAGAAATGAGAATGGAGAAGGGGTGATTAGAGGGTTGTATAGAGGTTGGACCTCGACTATCGTGAGAGAGATTCCCTTCACAACAATCCAGTATCCATTATATGAATATATGAAGCTGAGATGGGCCGCACATCAACAGATAGAGAAGGTTAGTCCTTTGCAAGGAGCTTTATGCGGGTCTGTGGCCGGTGGGTTTGCAGCAGCTGTGACTACTCCATTGGATGTCTTGAAGACTCGGATAATGCTAAGTTCTCATAAAATATCTCTAGGTCAGGTAGCTTCTCAACTGTACAAAGAGGAAGGATTTGCTGTGTTTTGGTCTGGGGTCGGACCTAGAACAATGTGGATTAGTGCTGGAGGAGCAATTTTCCTAGGGGTATATGAGACAGTCAGCTCGTTTCTCACAGCTGAAGAGAAAACCAAGCTCGGATAA
- a CDS encoding Flavin-containing monooxygenase, localized to the cytoplasmic face of the ER membrane, producing the protein MCAKSVAIIGGGPSGIAAAKALSEENAFDRIVIFEQQEQLGGVWNHSSKKPGAAFVPSDSPARTREWNRNQSTYFSAMYEKLETNIVKDLMPYNNYPFPEVSDTLPPRQDVLEYLLNYAKGLNPSVIVRLNTVVTHLEKVGTQWRISYRQSSQAEREDTYQYIVIASGHYNFPYIPTVPGLEEWVKVDADSISHSMYYINNEKFRGKKVLVIGNAISGVDISLQLTEVTWPVYRSKRHEPLLKPVEIEDIIEVSEIAKYDVSTRSATTIDGKIIDGIDHILFCTGYLYDFPFLKTYMSGEDAIITDGRITRRLYRQIFYIPDPTLSFSGVVKNVVPFPLAESQAAVIARVFSGRLSLPNEAEMRESEIADVKARGSEYKFHVYEAPADVEYINTLQQWVNQAEPTELGFKAEVWTEEKKQRRVDCINVKNAHHLKYYAHIKKLRDETRKD; encoded by the coding sequence ATGTGTGCCAAATCAGTAGCGATTATAGGTGGTGGTCCCAGTGGGATAGCTGCAGCTAAGGCGctttctgaagaaaatgcGTTTGATAGAATAGTTATTTTTGAACAGCAGGAACAGCTTGGTGGAGTATGGAACCACTCAAGTAAAAAGCCAGGTGCAGCTTTTGTGCCTTCTGACAGCCCAGCTCGTACTCGGGAATGGAACAGGAACCAATCTACCTATTTTTCAGCCATGTATGAGAAATTGGAAACTAATATTGTGAAGGATCTGATGCCTTATAACAACTACCCATTTCCTGAAGTTTCCGATACGCTCCCCCCGAGGCAGGATGTACTCGAGTATCTCTTGAACTATGCAAAAGGCTTGAACCCTTCTGTAATTGTTCGTTTGAACACTGTCGTTACTCATCTCGAAAAAGTTGGAACACAATGGAGAATTTCGTACAGGCAATCATCGCAGGCTGAAAGGGAAGATACGTATCAGTATATTGTCATTGCGTCTGGTCATTACAATTTTCCGTATATTCCTACTGTGCCTGGGCTTGAAGAATGGGTTAAGGTCGATGCTGATTCAATTTCGCACTCCATGTACTATAtcaacaatgaaaagttcagaGGTAAGAAAGTTCTTGTGATTGGCAATGCAATCAGTGGAGTGGATATATCACTTCAGTTGACAGAGGTGACATGGCCTGTCTACAGATCAAAGAGGCATGAGCCACTTTTGAAGCCAGTTGAGATCGAAGACATAATTGAAGTATCTGAGATAGCTAAATACGACGTTTCGACACGGTCTGCCACTACTATTGATGGCAAAATCATAGATGGAATAGATCACATATTGTTTTGCACAGGCTATCTATATGACTTTCCATTCCTGAAAACATACATGAGCGGCGAAGATGCAATTATAACCGACGGCAGAATTACTCGACGATTGTATCGCCAGATATTTTATATTCCAGATCCAACACTATCGTTTTCTGGAGTCGTGAAGAATGTAGTTCCCTTCCCACTAGCAGAAAGTCAAGCTGCAGTTATTGCGAGGGTGTTTTCTGGCAGACTTTCTTTACCAAACGAAGCCGAAATGAGAGAAAGCGAGATAGCGGATGTGAAGGCAAGGGGTTCTGAATACAAATTTCACGTCTACGAGGCGCCAGCCGACGTGGAGTACATCAATACTCTTCAGCAATGGGTAAATCAAGCGGAGCCAACGGAGCTGGGGTTTAAGGCGGAGGTTTGGACCGAAGAGAAAAAACAAAGACGCGTGGACTGCATCAATGTCAAGAACGCTCATCACCTAAAATACTACGCACATATCAAGAAACTTAGGGACGAAACTAGAAAAGATTAA
- a CDS encoding Cysteine desulfurase involved in iron-sulfur cluster (Fe/S) biogenesis, producing MFGVRRSCNKASAFGKVVRNISGASSARTPMPTSVSNASLNDAVPPKGSAVSLGNSKRDDSLYGTRPIYLDMQATTPTDPRVLDKMLEFYTGLYGNPHSSTHSYGWETEKEIEKARKYIADVIGADPKEIVFTSGATESNNMSVKGVARFYKKTKKHIITTQTEHKCLLESARRLQDDGFDITYLPVNEDGLVNLEQLEKSIRKDTCLVSVMAVNNEIGVIQPLEEIGRICRNHKVFFHTDAAQAFGKIPLDVNKLNIDLMSISSHKIYGPKGMGACYVRRRPRVRLDPIISGGGQERGLRSGTLATPLVAGFGEAARLAVQEYEYDTKYISRLSQKLMNGILSMEHTQLNGSKTSRYPGCLNISFAYVEGESLLMALKDIALSSGSACTSASLEPSYVLHALGADDALAHSSIRFGIGRFTTEQEIDYVIDAINQRVQFLRELSPLWEMVQEGIDLNSIEWSGH from the coding sequence ATGTTCGGAGTACGAAGGTCTTGCAATAAAGCATCGGCTTTTGGAAAAGTCGTTAGGAATATTTCCGGCGCATCATCTGCCAGGACGCCAATGCCTACTTCGGTTAGTAATGCATCCCTTAATGATGCAGTGCCACCTAAGGGATCTGCTGTTTCGTTGGGCAACAGCAAAAGAGATGACTCATTGTATGGAACAAGGCCCATCTACTTAGATATGCAAGCCACTACGCCAACTGATCCTCGTGTTTTGGACAAAATGTTAGAGTTCTATACAGGATTGTATGGGAATCCTCATTCCAGTACACACAGCTATGGTTGGGaaacagagaaagagataGAGAAAGCAAGAAAGTACATTGCTGATGTTATAGGTGCTGATCCAAAGGAGATTGTGTTTACCAGTGGTGCCACAGAATCTAATAACATGTCGGTAAAGGGAGTTGCAAGATTTTACAAGAAAACCAAGAAGCACATTATCACAACCCAAACTGAGCATAAGTGTTTACTTGAATCTGCTCGTAGGTTACAAGATGACGGCTTTGATATTACCTATCTTCCGGTCAATGAGGACGGTCTGGTTAACCTTGAACAACTGGAGAAGTCCATTCGCAAGGATACTTGCTTAGTAAGTGTCATGGCCGTGAACAATGAAATTGGTGTTATTCAACCATTGGAGGAAATTGGTCGCATTTGTCGAAACCACAAAGTCTTTTTCCACACCGATGCCGCTCAGGCATTCGGTAAAATACCTTTAGATGTCAACAAACTTAATATCGACTTGATGTCTATTTCCTCGCATAAGATATACGGTCCAAAAGGTATGGGTGCTTGCTACGTAAGGAGAAGACCAAGGGTACGATTGGATCCTATTATCAGCGGTGGTGGACAGGAAAGAGGTCTCAGATCTGGTACTCTTGCCACTCCATTAGTAGCAGGGTTTGGGGAAGCGGCCCGACTAGCTGTGCAGGAATATGAGTATGACACCAAATACATTTCTCGTCTTTCTCAGAAGTTGATGAATGGTATTCTGTCTATGGAGCACACACAGCTGAATGGCTCCAAAACATCACGCTATCCAGGATGTCTGAACATTTCTTTTGCCTATGTTGAAGGTGAGTCTTTATTAATGGCTTTGAAGGACATTGCTTTGTCCTCCGGATCAGCTTGTACCTCAGCCTCTCTGGAGCCTTCATATGTGTTACATGCCCTTGGTGCTGATGATGCCCTAGCACATTCGTCTATCCGATTTGGAATCGGAAGATTTACCACAGAACAGGAGATAGACTATGTTATTGATGCTATCAACCAAAGAGTGCAGTTTTTGCGAGAGTTGTCTCCACTGTGGGAAATGGTTCAAGAAGGTATTGATCTGAACAGCATTGAATGGTCTGGACACTAG
- a CDS encoding Putative protein with similarity to the allantoate permease (Dal5p) subfamily of the major facilitat, translating into MASKTEKIRYSVNNNSVDSASSIEEPNDNPFADPQIAAYWRKIYEDVGYENLHRFDPDFTWNKEEEKKLVRRLDLKVFSWTFVMFCALDLVRRNINRAVSDNLVSGDIPGLDTNGYNLGQTIYLISFLCAELPLNLLSKKFGPNVVVSAECLVWSIICISQSAMRTRAQFLALRALLGFAQGGFIPDQILYLSYYYTNTELPLRLAIFWTAIPLFQILGSLLASGLLEMRGIHGKTGWQWLFIIEGLMSLGVAIPSFYVMRSGPTQTKNILFKSRPAWFNEHEEKILVNRLLRDDPAKGDMNNRQALNIRQILRTVLSEYDFWPLYIQGLMAFIPFQPVTAYMSLILRSMGYSVFLSNVLAIPGQFWFLINLPLVVYFSHKVKEKSICVGIANYFIFPFVVALVAYPATGSDWVKYFLLTGIVALPYTHAILASWVSHISNNVASRSVATPLYNMMYQVGSIAASNIYRESDKPYYIRGNKIILGITVFNCVFPFFTKAYYIMRNKQKEKKWNSMTKEEQIEYTTNTTDSGVKRLDFRFVH; encoded by the coding sequence ATGGCTTCAAAGACTGAAAAAATCCGCTACAGCGTTAACAATAACAGCGTGGATTCTGCCTCTTCCATTGAAGAGCCCAATGACAACCCTTTTGCTGACCCTCAAATAGCTGCTTATTGGAGGAAAATCTATGAAGATGTCGGATACGAAAACTTACATCGATTTGATCCTGATTTTACCTGGAAtaaggaagaagagaagaaacttgtCCGAAGACTCGATCTGAAAGTGTTTTCATGGACGTTTGTGATGTTTTGTGCTTTAGACCTGGTTCGTCGTAATATTAACAGAGCAGTGTCAGACAACCTTGTGTCCGGTGATATTCCCGGTTTAGACACAAATGGATACAATTTAGGCCAGACTATATACCTGATCTCATTTTTGTGCGCCGAGCTTCCATTGAATCTTCTCTCTAAGAAGTTTGGACCAAATGTGGTAGTCAGTGCTGAGTGCTTAGTGTGGTCGATTATCTGTATTTCCCAAAGTGCAATGAGAACTCGTGCACAGTTTCTTGCTCTCCGAGCTTTGTTGGGGTTTGCCCAAGGAGGATTCATCCCCGATCAAATTCTTTACCTTTCTTATTATTATACAAATACAGAGCTTCCATTGAGATTGGCTATTTTCTGGACTGCTATTCCACTCTTCCAGATTTTGGGATCTCTTCTGGCCTCAGGATTGTTGGAAATGAGAGGAATTCATGGCAAAACTGGGTGGCAATGGCTATTCATTATAGAGGGTCTTATGAGTCTTGGTGTTGCCATTCCTAGTTTCTACGTGATGAGAAGCGGGCCTACTCAGACGAAGAACATTCTATTCAAAAGTAGGCCCGCTTGGTTTAATGAACATGAAGAGAAGATCCTCGTGAATCGACTGCTAAGAGATGACCCCGCAAAAGGCGATATGAATAACAGACAGGCTCTTAATATTCGCCAAATATTGCGGACTGTCCTTTCAGAATATGATTTTTGGCCACTGTATATTCAAGGGCTCATGGCCTTTATACCTTTCCAACCAGTCACAGCTTACATGTCCTTGATATTGAGATCCATGGGTTACTCTGTGTTCCTGTCCAATGTATTAGCTATTCCGGGTCAGTTTTGGTTTTTAATAAACCTTCCTTTGGTGGTGTACTTCAGTCACAAAGTGAAGGAGAAATCAATCTGTGTGGGAATAGCTAATTATTTTATCTTTCCGTTCGTTGTGGCTTTGGTTGCCTACCCAGCAACGGGAAGTGATTGGGTTAAATATTTTCTCTTAACTGGTATTGTTGCCCTTCCGTACACACACGCCATATTGGCCAGTTGGGTTTCCCATATATCCAACAATGTGGCTTCCAGAAGTGTGGCTACTCCTCTGTACAACATGATGTATCAAGTCGGTTCTATCGCTGCCTCCAACATATACAGAGAAAGTGATAAACCTTACTACATCAGAGGAAACAAGATCATTCTTGGTATCACTGTTTTCAATTGTGTATTTCCTTTTTTCACCAAGGCGTATTATATCATGAGGAACAAGcaaaaggagaagaagtGGAATAGTATGACCAAGGAAGAGCAAATCGAGTACACTACCAACACCACCGACTCTGGTGTGAAGAGACTTGATTTCAGATTTGTTCACTGA
- a CDS encoding Allantoin permease, producing the protein MALRDKLTQRSKSPGAVTNTVSAPGSLNSSSPLGSLSAEQNTSGRSPIGKLLDKLVVQEEKELSASQSFLFNFDLRPVERRRRLWSWFNYVFFWISDSFNINTWQIAATGIQAGLSWWTCWLSVWLGYSLTGIFVTVSARVGIYYHISFPVSCRSSFGVFGSIWPVFNRVVMACVWYGVQGYIGGTTMALMLRSIFGNDLNTRIPDGISSPNVTTFEFLSFFLFWLFSLPFIWLAPHTVRHLFTVKSYVVPVAGIAFLIWSIKKADGIGPVVKQPSTISGSEFGWAFIRSVMNSLANFATLIVNAPDFSRFSKTKASAKWAQLFSIPLCFSITSLIGILVSSASTIIYGETYWSPIDVLGRFLDNYTSGNRAGVFFISFAFALAQLGTNISANSLSAGTDATALLPRYITIRRGGYICAAVGLCICPWELLSSSNKFTTYLSAYSVFLSAIFGVLFADYYIVRRGWLVLNDLYNAEKTSAYTYWHGINYRAFVAYICGILPNIVGFVGATGAGSVPQGAMYVYDFNFFAGFGVSVFIYVLLCYIHPLPGVPYEIKKDLFKKGWYEEYAEVENFDVTGGAASGEVWEVVEEPIEYYDEEKKV; encoded by the coding sequence ATGGCTCTCAGAGACAAACTCACACAACGGTCCAAATCTCCTGGTGCTGTTACTAACACTGTTTCGGCTCCTGGGAGCTTGAACAGCTCAAGTCCCCTTGGATCATTGTCGGCCGAGCAGAACACTTCAGGCAGATCACCAATTGGAAAGCTTCTAGACAAACTGgttgttcaagaagaaaaagaactatCTGCATCGCAATCattcctcttcaattttgacTTGAGACCGGTGGAGCGTCGCAGAAGACTATGGAGTTGGTTCAATTATGTGTTCTTTTGGATTTCTGActctttcaatatcaacacATGGCAGATTGCAGCCACCGGTATTCAGGCAGGTTTGAGTTGGTGGACATGTTGGTTATCTGTCTGGCTGGGGTACTCACTCACTGGTATATTTGTCACCGTCAGTGCTCGTGTTGGTATTTACTATCATATCTCCTTTCCTGTAAGCTGTAGGAGTTCTTTTGGTGTTTTCGGATCCATTTGGCCCGTCTTTAACAGGGTAGTAATGGCCTGTGTTTGGTACGGTGTGCAAGGTTATATTGGCGGAACCACAATGGCTTTAATGCTGCGCTCCATATTTGGTAATGACTTGAATACACGAATCCCTGATGGGATTTCTTCACCAAACGTTACAACGTTTGAATTTTTGtccttctttctgttttggTTATTCTCTCTTCCATTTATTTGGTTGGCCCCTCACACAGTACGTCATTTGTTTACAGTTAAGTCTTATGTCGTTCCAGTGGCTGGTATTGCCTTTTTGATCTGGTCCATTAAGAAAGCTGATGGTATTGGACCTGTTGTTAAGCAGCCGTCGACTATCTCGGGGTCAGAGTTTGGGTGGGCATTTATTCGTTCAGTAATGAACTCTCTTGCTAATTTTGCTACATTGATTGTTAATGCACCAGATTTTTCCAGgttttccaaaaccaaaGCATCTGCTAAATGGGCCCAGTTGTTTTCCATCCCCCTTTGTTTTTCCATTACTTCACTGATCGGCATCTTGGTTTCATCTGCTTCAACTATCATTTACGGTGAGACCTATTGGTCACCTATTGATGTTTTGGGAAGATTTTTGGACAACTACACCTCAGGTAACAGAGCTGGTGTATTCTTCATTTCATTTGCTTTTGCTTTGGCGCAATTGGGAACCAATATTTCCGCCAATTCTTTGAGTGCTGGTACGGACGCTACTGCTTTGCTTCCCAGGTACATCACCATTCGTCGTGGTGGATATATTTGTGCTGCAGTTGGTCTATGTATATGTCCATGGGAATTGCTTTCTTCCTCGAACAAATTTACAACATACCTCTCTGCTTATTCAGTGTTTTTGTCCGCTATATTCGGCGTGCTTTTTGCTGACTACTATATTGTGAGAAGAGGATGGTTAGTCTTGAATGATTTGTATAACGCCGAAAAGACTTCCGCTTATACTTATTGGCATGGTATTAACTATAGAGCTTTCGTTGCTTACATCTGCGGTATTCTTCCGAACATTGTCGGATTTGTTGGTGCTACCGGAGCAGGCTCCGTGCCCCAAGGTGCCATGTATGTTTAcgatttcaacttttttgcAGGATTTGGAGTATCGGTTTTCATCTATGTTTTGTTATGCTATATACACCCACTTCCTGGTGTACCGTAtgagatcaagaaggatttgttcaagaaaggCTGGTATGAAGAGTATGCTGAAGTGGAGAACTTTGATGTCACTGGAGGAGCTGCGAGTGGGGAAGTTTGGGAAGTGGTGGAAGAACCGATAGAGTATTACGatgaggaaaagaaggtGTAA
- a CDS encoding Beta-isopropylmalate dehydrogenase (IMDH), catalyzes the third step in the leucine biosynthesis path, with the protein MSEPITKKPKSVIPKKIVLLPGDHVGAEIIDEAVKVLKAISSVSPNADFEFQTQLIGGAAIDATGSPLPDETLEAARGANAVLLGAVGGPKWGTGDVRPEQGLLKIRKELNLYANLRPCNFASDSLLKLSPLKEDIVRGTNFTVVRELVGGIYFGERTEDDGSGVAWDTEKYSVPEVQRITRMGAFLALQSDPPLPIWSLDKANVLASSRLWRKTVTETLEKEFPQLTLNHQLIDSAAMILVKSPSKLNGIVLTNNMFGDIISDEASMIPGSLGLLPSASLASLPDSNEAFGLYEPCHGSAPDLDKGKVNPVATILSAAMMLRLSLNLTEEADALEKAVGQVLDSGIMTGDLGGSNSTTEVGDAISKAVVDILKN; encoded by the coding sequence ATGTCCGAACCAATTACCAAGAAACCCAAGTCTGTGATTCCCAAGAAGATCGTTCTTCTTCCAGGTGACCACGTTGGTGCTGAAATTATTGACGAGGCCGTCAAAGTCCTGAAAGCCATTAGCAGCGTTTCTCCAAATGCTGATTTTGAGTTCCAAACTCAACTAATCGGAGGAGCTGCTATTGATGCCACCGGTTCTCCACTACCAGATGAAACCTTGGAAGCTGCTAGAGGCGCTAATGCTGTCCTTTTGGGGGCTGTTGGTGGGCCTAAATGGGGTACAGGTGATGTCAGACCAGAACAAGGTCTACTGAAAATTAGAAAAGAACTCAACTTGTATGCTAACTTGCGTCCTTGTAACTTTGCCAGTGACTCTCTTCTAAAGCTCTCCCCATTGAAAGAGGATATCGTTCGTGGAACCAACTTCACTGTTGTTCGTGAGCTTGTAGGCGGTATCTactttggagaaagaaCTGAAGATGATGGCTCAGGAGTTGCCTGGGATACTGAGAAATACTCTGTCCCTGAAGTGCAACGTATTACCCGTATGGGTGCATTTCTGGCTCTGCAAAGCGATCCTCCTTTGCCAATATGGTCTTTGGACAAGGCAAATGTCTTGGCTTCCTCCCGTTTGTGGAGAAAAACCGTTactgaaactttggagaaggaGTTTCCCCAATTGACTTTGAACCATCAATTGATCGACTCTGCGGCCATGATTTTAGTGAAATCTCCTTCCAAGCTGAATGGTATTGTTTTGACTAATAACATGTTCGGAGATATCATTTCCGATGAAGCATCCATGATTCCAGGCTCTTTAGGACTGTTGCCATCGGCTTCTCTAGCTTCTCTGCCAGATTCTAACGAAGCCTTTGGACTGTACGAGCCTTGCCATGGCTCAGCTCCAGATTTGGACAAAGGTAAGGTCAACCCTGTAGCTACAATCTTGTCTGCAGCTATGATGCTTCGTCTATCCCTGAATCTTacagaagaagctgatGCTTTAGAGAAAGCCGTCGGTCAAGTTTTGGACTCTGGGATCATGACTGGAGATTTAGGAGGCTCCAACTCTACCACTGAAGTAGGAGATGCTATTTCCAAGGCTGTGGTcgacattttgaaaaactaG
- a CDS encoding Putative transporter, member of the sugar porter family, with amino-acid sequence MSLLGRARSLNYQGKLYDKFPTIYNIHVIAITATVSGLMFGFDISSVSSFVSQEHYRNYFNRPDSLTQGGITASMAGGSFVGSLVSSDFQDIFGRRVALHVCSALWITGAIIQSASQNQGMLIAGRFISGLGIGFGSASAPVYCSEVSPAKIRGLIGGLFQLSVTVGIMVMFYIGYGCHFIDGVASFRLAWGLQMIPGFILLVGVFFIPESPRWLANHERWDDAVEIIANVVADGDREDPDVHLQLDELQEQVLIDKDAANFGYADLFKKDCRKRTFIGVSAQIWQQLCGMNVMMYYIVYIFEMAGYSGNVNLVSSSIQYVLNVVMTIPALFLMDRVGRRPLLIGGGIFMFIWLFGVAGLLATYSEPIENFGGDDTVRILIPDEHKAAARGVIACSYLFVCSFAPTWGICIWVYVSEIFNNRQRAKGAALATSANWIFNFALAMFVPSAFRNITWRTYIIFGVFSVCLTVHVIVQFPETRGKTLEEIDKMFKDNIPAWRTSSYVPEMPIVHKEKIGSTEHIENASNLSEKPIMVHEEESV; translated from the coding sequence ATGTCGCTACTAGGTAGAGCAAGATCGTTGAACTACCAAGGGAAACTATATGACAAGTTTCCAACGATTTACAACATTCATGTCATAGCAATAACAGCAACTGTTTCTGGTCTCATGTTTGGTTTTGATATCTCTTCGGTATCTTCTTTTGTGAGCCAGGAGCATTACAGAAACTACTTTAATCGGCCAGACAGTTTGACACAAGGTGGAATAACTGCTAGTATGGCCGGTGGATCTTTTGTAGGTTCGTTAGTTTCTTCCGATTTTCAGGACATATTTGGTAGAAGGGTCGCTCTCCATGTGTGCAGTGCATTATGGATCACCGGAGCTATTATTCAAAGTGCTTCGCAAAATCAAGGTATGTTGATTGCAGGAAGATTTATTTCTGGTCTTGGTATCGGATTCGGGTCAGCTTCTGCTCCAGTATACTGTTCTGAAGTTTCACCTGCAAAAATTAGGGGCTTGATTGGAGgcctttttcaactttcGGTCACCGTGGGTATCATGGTAATGTTCTACATTGGATATGGATGTCACTTCATCGACGGTGTTGCATCATTCAGACTGGCTTGGGGTCTGCAGATGATTCCAGGTTTTATTCTACTGGTGGGCGTCTTCTTTATTCCAGAATCACCAAGATGGCTAGCGAACCATGAACGCTGGGATGACGCGGTTGAAATTATTGCCAATGTCGTGGCTGACGGTGATAGGGAAGACCCTGATGTCCATTTGCAATTGGATGAACTTCAGGAACAAGTGTTGATCGATAAAGATGCAGCCAATTTTGGCTATGCAGATctattcaaaaaagattgtAGAAAACGTACCTTCATTGGTGTATCTGCCCAAATATGGCAACAGCTTTGTGGTATGAATGTGATGATGTATTATATTGTGTACATCTTTGAGATGGCTGGATATTCAGGAAACGTGAATCTGGTCTCGTCTTCTATTCAATATGTTTTGAATGTTGTTATGACCATACCGGCTTTATTTTTGATGGACCGTGTTGGTAGAAGACCTCTGCTCATAGGTGGTGGAATTTTCATGTTTATTTGGTTGTTTGGAGTTGCAGGCTTATTGGCTACTTACTCTGAgccaattgaaaattttggtGGTGACGACACTGTTCGAATACTTATCCCTGACGAACACAAGGCGGCAGCTAGGGGGGTCATTGCTTGTTCGTACCTATTTGTTTGCTCGTTTGCGCCAACATGGGGTATCTGTATTTGGGTTTATGTATCAGAGATTTTCAATAACAGACAGAGAGCTAAGGGAGCTGCACTGGCTACTTCGGCAAATTGGattttcaactttgctCTAGCTATGTTCGTACCAAGTGCTTTTCGGAATATTACCTGGAGAACGTACATTATCTTCGGCGTGTTTTCGGTTTGCTTGACTGTCCATGTCATTGTGCAATTTCCAGAAACCAGAGGGAAGACcttggaagagattgataAGATGTTCAAAGACAATATTCCTGCATGGAGAACAAGTTCCTATGTCCCTGAAATGCCGATCGttcacaaagaaaagattggATCGACAGAGCATATAGAAAATGCTTCCAACTTGTCTGAGAAGCCGATTATGGTTCACGAGGAGGAGTCTGTTTGA